The nucleotide sequence GCTTCAACTCAGTAAGTAACATTTTTCCTTTGCTGGAATCCTCATTTCATCAAAGATGCTACATGTATTCTGAACAAGGAGTTGGTTAAGATGAAGCTACGAGAAAACCATGAACATTTGGAATTACCACTTCGTGATCTCAACAAAGAAAAGGATTACTACCTCATGTTTCTAAGCTTTAGTTGCATAGAGACTGGCACTTTTTTTTAAAGACAACAGGCCGCTTTGTTGATTTCCACTAAAAAAACGCCAGTAAAGTAGTTTCTTGGGAGTACCAGTCAACTACATTTAAAATATTGGACCTTGTAAAATGGTGATGTTAGAGTTTTTCCCGTCTTCTTCATCAATATTTATAATCAGCTTTGTTGCTTGAGTGTTCTATgtattaattaatattttaaaatAAGTAATATATCAGCTGACCAGGTCTCATCAAATAATTAGACGGGACTCGAATTTAAACTATTCCTTTAAAAACACCAGGATGTATGTTAGTTAGCAGGAAATTTACTTTTTTTACTGAaatattttattttagtttatgaGAATATGCCGTTGGTGCCTTTTTTTCATACATTTTCTGTCCCTCGCGTACCTACTAATCTCTCCATTCCCAATGTTCTTTTGAATGTCTAGATGTAGAGTGCATTCAAGGTTTGATGTTATGGCGTGAAAGCGAATCAATTGTCAATGACGAACTATTTAGGGGATATAGACAACAAAGGGAAAGTGGAAGAGAGAGGGCGAATGAATTTGCTGCAGGTACTCACTGATCTAGTTCAGTGAAGTGTTACCATTGGTTCTTCTCGTTTAGAGTATAACATGTTTCTCTTCACAGGTTACAACTTCTTGAACACAAATAAGGATAGCCTTGACATTAGTATTTGGTTCAACTCTACCTATAGCAACAATACTGCATTTACTGAAATTGCACTATTACGAGTGCCACGCTTGGTTAACATGGTATGTGCTTTTAACTGGTGCACAACTCATATTAAGTGAAATTCATTTGTATTTCAACTATTACAACAAAACTGCTCTATCTTTCTTATAGGCTTCCAACGCATACATCAAATTTCTCAGGGGAAGTGGAGTAGAAATGCTGCTTGAATATGTTAAAGATATGCCTAAAGTAGGAACAAAGTTAAAATTTGACCTGTCTTCTCTTCTTGGCGCACTCTTCTTCACCTGGATCGTTGAACTACTCTTTCCAGTGAGTATGAGACACAACCTTGTTTAAGTTCAcaaaaaatggataaaaatgatGAGTTGGTACAATACTTTTTTCAGGTTGTACTAACATATCTCGTGTATGAGAAACAACAAaagctgaaaattatgatgaagatgCATGGTTTGAAGGACGGCCCTTACTGGATGATAACTTACACTTACTTCTTTGCTCTATCAGCTGTCTATATGCTACTATTCATCATTTTTGGCTCTGTGATAGGTAAATCATATTTCGAAAATCATCAAGAAGTATCTTTTATTTACGTAATTTAATCTCCTTAAAATGGTTTGATTTCGTACAGGTCTGCGTTTCTTCACAGCAAATAATTACAGCATCCAGATTGTTTTCTACTTCATCTACATAAATCTGCAGATTGCACTCGCATTTTTCGCAGCGTCCTTCTTTTCTTCAGTCAAAATAGCCACAGGTCTGTCACTAAAATTTGTTATGTCTAAAGTAAGAAAGGAGTGGTTATAATATATTTGTGAGTAACTAATCGGAAGTTACGGTGTTGCAGTGGTTGGTTACATTTATGTATTTGGTTCTGGTTTACTAGGGGCATTTCTTCTGCGTTTTTTTGTTGAAGATAATAGTTTCCCAAGTAAGTTACTTTCTTATTTATGTTTGGCAACTCTCTTTACATCATATGCATGACGAGTTATGTTTTTCCATAACAAAGAGGGTTGGATAGTAGTCATGGAGATCATCCCTGGATTTTCACTTTACCGAGGGTTATATGAGTTTGGTCAATATGCATTCTCTGGAACTGCAATGGGAACCAGTGGTATGGAGTGGACTAATTTGAGTGACCCGGTCAATGGAATGCGTACTGTATTGATTATCATGGTTATCGAATGGGCAATACTTCTCCCCTTGGCATTTTATCTTGATCAAGTCTCATCATTGAGTGGTGGACTCCGAAAGAGGTTGTTGATCTCCTTGAAATGCTTTAAGAAGCGAGCTGCATCATTTCGGAGGTATAGCTTCGGGCGACTAGGACCTAAAGTAACAATCGAAATGGAGAACCCCGACACTACTCAAGAAGTAGGTTAATCCCTTGCATATTTCTCAAAGATACCTATtcattttttataagagaagaccCTGACAATTGATTTCTCTTTATGTTCAGAGAGAGGTAGTTGAGCAGCTTCTGCTGGAACCCAGTGCAAACCATGCCATTATATCTGATAACCTAACGAAGGTGTACCATGGAAAGGATGGGAATCCTGACAAGCTTGCGGTTCGTGGGTTGTCTCTTGCCCTCCCGAAAGGCCAATGCTTTGGAATGCTTGGCCCGAATGGAGCAGGGAAAACATCCTTCATCAGTATGGTATGGTGACTAGACATATACAATGTGTTCATTTTTGGACAAAGTTAACCAACATATTCACTCCTTGCGGATGTATTTTCCATTTTTCCTCCACAGATGATTGGGCTCATTCCACCTACATCTGGCACTGCTTATGTCCATGGAATGGACATACGGACTGATATGAATGAAATATACACAAATATGGGTGTCTGCCCACAACACGAGTATGGCCTTGATCTAATGGTATTTTCTGTATAACTCTCCGTGCACACTATAATGTCAAAAATACTATTGCCTTTTGAAATATAGCTTGCTCTGGGAAACATTGACGGGAAGAGAGCATCTGTTGTTTTATGGAAGACTAAAAAATCTTAAAGGCGCTGAATTGCTGAAGGTATAGTTCTGCAATTTCTGTATGTCTGCACTCTGCACCAGTTTGTTGTTTACCTCATTGTGAAATGTGGTGCTATATGTTCATTGGTTCTGCCATGCAGCAATAGTTCAGATCATAATATGCATGAATGCGTTAACATATGAAATGCAAAATATTTTGTGCTGTCAGGCAACTGATGACTCTCTGAAGAGTGTTAACCTATTCCGTGGCGGTGTCGGGGATAAGCAAGTGGGGAAGTACAGTGGAGGCATGAAACGGCGGCTTAGTGTCGCAATCTCCTTAATTGGAGACCCCAAAGTACTAACCTGATTCCTCTCGTGTCTCCATATGCACAAAATATAATGGAATCTGCGACTAAAAGTTTCGTAAATAATTTCAGGTTGTTTTCATGGACGAGCCAAGCACTGGACTAGATCCAGCATCAAGAAATAACCTGTGGAGTGTTGTGAAAGAAGCAAAGAAAAACCGTGCCATTATTCTTACAAGTATTCATCTTTCCTGACCATGTCCTGATTCCTTCGATAGATACTGTGAATCATCAAGTATGTTTTCTTTGGCAGCGCATTCAATGGAAGAGGCAGAGGTACTATGTGATAGACTGGGTATTTTTGTCGATGGTGGTTTCCAATGCATTGGACATCCGAAAGAGGTAAGTTGCCTATTCACCTTGTATGAAGCATATAACTGCATTTTGTGTGACTGTatcctactccctccatcccaaaattcttgtcttagatttgtctagatacgaatgtatctaatactaaaacgtgacttgatacatccgtatttagacaaatctaagacaagaattttgggacggagggagtactttattaaGCACTCACAACATTTTCCTCTGCAATGTTTTGCAGCTGAAAGCAAGATACGGAGGCACCTACGTGTTCACAATGACAACATCTTCGGAGCATGAGCAGGAGGTTGAGCAGCTGGTTCGCCGTTTGTCGCCAAATGCAAACAGGATATATCACATATCTGGAACACAGAAATTTGAGCTGCCAAAGCAGGAGGTGAAGATAGCAGACGTTTTCAATGAAGTTGAGAGTGCAAAAAGCCGTTTTAGCATACACGCTTGGGGCCTCGCTGACACCACCTTGGAGGATGTCTTCATCAAGGTTGCCAAGGGAGCACAAGCTTTCAACGTGTAATTAGTATATTTGATTTATAGGTCAGTATTCTTTTTCTTTGTTGAGAAATATATGGTGTATGAGACTTGCTTGAACTTCACTGTATATAAGTTTTGGTTAGTGTGGCACTTGAGGTGTAAATTTAGTATTGTGTAAAGCTGTATATCTCAAATTTACTTGTGAATTCGGCAATCCCAGTGTTTCATATTCGTTTGTCATATAAGTTAGAAAAAGATTCATTTTTTTAAACGAAAACATTTTTTACAAAACATGAACAAATTTCGTAAACATCAACTTTTATTGAAATTCTGGACATTTTTGAAAATTGTCGAACAAACTTGGAAAATCCAACCTGCTTTTAATAaaagtgaacaaattttgaaatcccCAAACTTTTTTAAAACCGtgaaaaaattctgatttttttcatttttttaagatTCGGTCTTTTTTTTGAAAATTGCGatttaaaaaaatacattttttttaaaaaacccaACCAAAATTTGAATTCCCAAATAGTTTTTGAAGAATTATAAATTTATGAAAAGTGAAAAAGGAAGAATAATAAAACAAAATGAAACAGAAAccgaaaaccaaaaaccaaaaatcaCAGGAAAAAtgacaaaagaaataaaaaaatggtTCAGGAACTTTGAGAAGGTTCCCAAAAAGGGCCGGCCCAATTAGCTCGATGTCGACCTCACCTGTCTGTTTCTGCATCCCTAAAAAAGAACTGTGTGTTTGTGCGACAGTTTTCCTCAACGCGCGGCAAACAGGAAATTCCCGGGGAACGGTTTTCCACAGGTTCTACGCAGGTATTGGGAACCTTCTATTTAGGGGTTTTATCCACCGTTTTCTAGTTTTCTTTCTTTGTGTTTTCACAAAttttgctggttttgttttggTTTTTCTGATTTTAAATTCATAATAATTTTTCTATGCTTAAACATTTTTATATTTTTAATTGTTATGAATTCAGAACATTTTAAAATTTTGCAATTGTTTATCAAATTCTCGAACAATTTTCCAGTTCATGAGAAAAGTCAAATTCATAGTCATTTTTTGAAGTGCATAACTTTTTCAAATGCAGTTTTTTTAAATcagaaatattttttcaaattcatattttttaataaaaatcatgaacattgttTGAAGTTCTTGAACAATTTTATATTGGAACATTTCTAAAATTCTTGATTGTATTTTAAATTGATGAACAATTCAAAATCCATGAACAGTTTTTCATATTCATGgattgaaaaaataaaataaaataaagccaaccaaaaaaaaaacaaggtggactaaataaaaaataaatacagGTGATCGCTCGTTTGCTAGTGCTTGCACTCACTAGCTAGCGGCTACTCCGCTCGCTTGGAAAGGCCATGTAACAGGGACGTGTGAGCGACGCATGTTGTAGTGCTGGCTATAAGCGCCGCACATCAGCGCGCAAGATTACATGATCCATACACATAATCTATTACACTGGTCCGGTAGCCAAACCGGTTGAATGTATTCTATGCAATCGTCTTCAAGCGGTTGCTCCCAAAGATCATACAGTATATTCATCTGAAATTGTTATTCCCTCTGACTCAAATTAATTGTTGCAGCTTTAGTAAAAACTTACAGGGAGTGATTCATGGGATCAGAAAACAACCATTTGCTTTGCTTGAGAAACAAGCGTCGCAAATGTTGAGGTCTGCAATTCTGCGTGGGGATTCACATAACGGCACGTCACTTGCTTGCTCGGCATCAGCATATATAAGAGTATAAGACACATCGCGTGCGTGCGTCTCTGTTCCCTTCAGCGATGCTGCGGATCTGGAGCCGTGACTGCATAGAAGCTGCACGCCGAAGTACGAGATCACGGCGGAAATGTTATTTTATTATTAATGTTGATCGATCCTTTGTTTGGACCTGCCGGCCGGAAACACGGAGGACGACACTCGTATCCCTTTCGTCCGCAAGAAGAAGAGATCGACGTCGTAATTAATCCGGTGAGGGAGCAGTATATACTGCTCTGAATACGGAGTACGTAGTGTAACGTAAATGAGGGGGATCGATAACTCCAAGGGAACCGCGTACGTTCGTTCGTCATGGGAagctggccggccggccggccatgCACAAAATCAGCAGCCCAAGATGGAAATATTGGTTCTCTTCTCTCTCGGTACGTCATTCCCACGTACGTACGCCTCCGTACAGTGATCGATACTGCCGTATTTGCACGACGGTGAAAGCGATGATGCATCATGCATGTTTCCCTGTTGATCTGGGTTGATCTTAACTGTCTTCTTGGTATCTCAGACCAAGTTGAGATAACTCCCAAACTGATCCAACTCTGCCGGTAATACTATACGCGTACACTATATATATAGTGTATATGTGAGCTAGTGTCCCGACCTGGGCCTGGGGAGAAGGAGAGATCGACGTGTGCATGCAGCAAGCCAGGCTCGGTCGTCGGTCACCTCCTCCTTACGTAACGGCCGCGCGCGGGGGCTGGGGCTGGGATCAGAGACCGGTTACGTACTGCTCCGGTGTAGTATGTGCACTCGAGCGTAACACCCGGCCGGAGTTAAGGTGGGCGGTGCAGCGTTGAACCGAGCGCAGATCGAGCGAGAGAGCGAGGAAGCGCGTGCGGTGCCAGGTTCCATGGAGGCGCTCCGCCGCGGACGGCGGCAGCACGCGTGATGCTCACGCCCTGCCGCGCGTGCGCGCCACGAGGTGCCACGCTGACCTAggtcctccctcctccatccatccGCTTCATATATACTCTAGATGTATATTgtatacacacacacactccccaTGCCCTGGTAGCTTGCCTTGCTTTCTTCTTACTCCGGCCGCGCGCGTCAACCTTGATCCGGCAGAAATGGTGTCTGCGACCGGCGGTCGCAACGGCAACCGCACGCGCACGCGTGCCCGTGCCCTCGCGAGGTTCTGCAGGCAGCTCCATGCCCTCCTCCTCAAGAACCTCGCCTTCCAGGTGAGTCACCGATCTTCTTCTGCCTCTTAATTCTCTCTTTGTTCAGGCAGGCCGGAATGACGACCTTTGATTGTTTCTAGAGGAGGAACTGGAAGACCAACGCCGCGATCGCCGTGTTCCCGGTGCTGCTCTGCGCGCTGCTCGTCGCCATCCAGGCCGTGGTCGACCGCGAGCTGGACCGGCCCCCGTTCCGGTGCGGCTGCGAGGGGGGCCACTGCGGCGTCCAGCACTCCACGCCCACGCAGGCCATCAGCTGCGAGGTGGCCGCGCCGCCCAGGTGGCCGGCGCTCCTGCAGGTGCCCGTCGTCCCGGCCTTCGTGCACGGCCGCCCTGCGCGCTGCACCAACGCGTCCTGCGCCCCGGTCACGGTGCTCCTCACCGGACTCAACCGTGGCCTCTcccaaagtaaaataaaataaatttaatATACATATACTCTCCACGACTCACGTGCGGTTTTGTTGACTGAACTTTCTCCATCGACAGGCCTTGGAAGGGGGCTGTTCCCAGACCTCTCTCCTTCAGACTATTTTCTCATGCCTAAAACCATGAACTCCTCATCCTCTCTTGACCACCTCTCCAAAGTAGTCCCTGTGAGTTGTTCGATCAGCCAAAATGTTTTGGTATTCTTCTTTGGGAATGACGTGCATTGATCATTGAATCCGTCAATCCATACATCCAGGGCTCCAGAACATTGCCCGCGCATGAGCTGTTCGTCGAGCCCGGCCTCGTGCCCAACGAGACCTTATACGTGATCCAGTCAAAGTGTTCGTGGCAAAAGCACAATGTTTCAGGAAATTCTGATGGTGGAATGCCACTCCAACTGGGTAAATACCCTGTACAATTGATATTATATATCGTGCAGTGTTTACATTCATCCACGTTGTTGTTCCTTTCCTTTGATGAAGATTCTTTGCACAATAGCAGCTTTTAACACTTCTTCTTTGTGAAATTAACGGAACAGGCATGGAGTGTGTTCAAGGTTTGCCATTGTGGTGCGCGAGTTCGTCGGTGATAAACCGCCGTTTGTTCAACGGTTATAAACGTGCAAATAAGAGGAGAAGATCAAACGAATTCCTTGCCGGTAGCCTGATCTGACTTTCGATATTACTTTCTCTTCTTTTCATAATTCAGATGTACTAGTTCTTTGTTGTGCAAAAAATGTCTCATTTTGGAGTGCAATCTTGCAGGTTATGACTTTCTTGATACAAGCAAGGGGCTGTTCCATGTATACGTTTCGTACAACTCAAGCTTCAGCAGGGACAATGGGCACCATTCCATGACAGTTTTGCGCGTTGCACGGTTGGTTAATATGGTACTATACTTACAAACCTGCCTGCAGCTTACTTTCAAGCTCATACTCAAGAATAAGCCGCCTTCTTTACtactattttttttagaaaaggaggattaccgCCGGCCTCTGCATAGTTTCTTTACTACTTAGTGCTGATTATTATGCATTTGAACCGTAGGCATCCACTGCATATCTCAAGCAGGTTCTACCAGGAGTGAATGCAGAAATGCGCCTAGAATTTCTGAAAGAGATGCCCAAAGCTGCAATCAAAATGAAACTGGACCTCACAACTCTCCTCGACGCACTCTTCTTCACATGGACGGTTCAACTCCTCCTTCCAGTGagttcattatatatatatatcgtctTCTACAATCATTTACTCCTGCCAGTGAGTATTAGGAGAAATATATGTGTTAGTGTTCGACGACGAACTCATTTCAGTTGTTTTTATTTCCAGGTAATATTAACATATCTTGTTTATGAGAAGCAGCAGAACCTAAGACTAATGATGAAAATGCATGGACTCAAGGATGGACCATATTGGCTGATATCGTATTCCTACTTCCTGTCCCTTTCAGGAGCATATGTGACCTTCTTTGCGGTTTTCGGCTCACTTATAGGTACTAAATTAACTCCAGGTTAACTAAATTTAAGTTTCAGTTATGGTGTATGTGTCAATTGAATCCACGCACGCAGAGGCCTGGAGGCAAAAAAGCTTATAAATCATACAGATAACTCTTTTTTTTTGCAGGTCTCGACATATTCAGATTGAACAGCCATGTTATACAGTTTTTGTTCTTTTTTATCTACATCAACCTGCAAATTGTTTTAGCCTTTCTCCTCGCGTCATTCTTCTCATCGGTCAAGACTGCTAGTGGTCAGTAAAATCAAGCCTTCTGTTTGATTTCCtcaaatatgtggcctcccccttTTATATCCTAATCAGGATCAGTCTTTTCTTTTCTGTGTTGCAGTAATAAGTTACATCTATGTCTTTGGCTCTGGCCTTCTCGGAGAAGCGCTATTGAAGTTGTTCATTGAGGATACTAACTTCCCAAGTAAGTAACTTCTATATAATTCACCCAAAATTTCCAATTATCTCACTGATTTCAATCCATTCTTAATGAGCACTACATTGTTTTACATGTCTATTAGGACCTTGGCTAGTGATAATGGAGCTTGTTCCCGGGTTCTCCCTCTACCGAGGGGTTTATGAGTTATCCGAGTATGCAGCTGCAGGAAGCTACATGGGGAAGCCTGGAATGCAATGGGGGGACTTGAACGACCCGATCAACGGGATGAAAGATGTTTTGATTCTGACGTTCATAGAATGGATACTTCTGCTTCTTGTGGCATATTTTTTGGACCACAGACCTGCATGGCATCCTATTTTTCTCTTCGGAATTCTGTCGACCAAGCACTCGTCGCCGTCATATAAAGCGAATCCGAGATCCAAGAGGGTCTTTGCTGATATGGCCAAGGATGATGTTTTCCTCGAGGTTAGTTAAGCATCCATATATGCTATAGCTGACCTGTTTAGCAGGCAGACAGTTCTGAATTGTTGTTCAAATTTTGACTTTCAGCACAAGGTGGTGAAACGATTACTGAAGGAAATGGACACTAGGAATATGATCATCTGCCACAATCTAAAGAAAGTGTACCGTGGGAATAACAGGAACCCCGACAAGCTCGCGGTGAGAGGGTTGTCGCTCGCATTGCACAAAGGGCAGTGTTTCGGAATGCTTGGTCCCAATGGGGCAGGGAAGTCATCCTTTATCAACATGGTGAGTGACAGCTTCAAAGTCTGCTTCGGCTCCATATGCTTGTGTTGTCAGACTAACTTTAATTTAGATGGTGATCGTATGTTAGAGGTCATTAACAACACTTGAACATTCACTGACTTGATTTCTCATGAATCATAAGGACTTTAATTTCTGCCAGTCTCACTGTTTCCTCATAGCGCAACAATGTTAAGACACCACAAAATATGAAACATCAAAAACGGTTGACACTAGTCATGGCTACTGTATATGCAGATGATTGGACTAGTGGCGCCTACTTGCGGAACTGCTTACATACATGGAATGGATTTGAGAAAagatatgaatgaaatatatgcaaACATCggtgtatgtccacagcacgagtAAGATCACAAGTGACCAGTCTtgcattttccttctgaagatggTTCTGTCAGTGTTGGGATGACAACAAAATATTCTCCAACTAATATATGCAGTTTGCTTTGGGAGACTCTGACAGGAAGAGAGCATCTACTGTTTTATGGTCGAATGAAGAATCTCGCAGGTGCTGCTCTAACGAAGGTAGTTTCAGACCATGAACTTGTAAATAACCTGTATATTACTACTGTACAATATTAACATATCAGCCTTGTTGCAAGCTATCTGATACCACTTAATGTACAGTTGAAACTGCAGtttaattgattttttttctccatttGATAGAGAAGGACTAGAAATCCATTTTATTTGATCATCAGATGTCTCTTAATCCAGGCAGTCGAGGAATCCTTGAAGAGCGTGAACCTTTTCCACTGCGGTTTTGGCGACAAATCTGTAAGTAAGTACAGTGGTGGCATGAAAAGAAGGCTCAGTGTCGCTATCGCACTCATCGGCAATCCTAAAGTACTTCCAACAGTCATTTCTTCATTCCCTTCCCCCAATCTGCAAAACAGTTCAGCAATAACCGCCATCATTTTCGTTATGATTAATCAGGTAGTTTACATGGACGAACCGAGCACCGGGTTGGACACGATATCCAGGAATGATCTGTGGAACGTCATCAAGCGAGCAAAGAAGGAATGCACCATCATACTCACAAGTAATGAGTGCCCCTCCTATTTTTCAACCCTGCCTTTCCTCCAGTTATTCACCATCATTCCATCATCAACAAGATGCTCCCCTCCCTTCAAAAAAAGCCAGATGCTAAATATAGTAATCTGCATTTAAACTCACTTGCTATACGGTGACATTTCAGCCCATTCAATGGAAGAGGCCGAGGAGCTGTGCGATCGGGTTGGCATCTTCGTGAGCGGAAACTTTCAGTGCCTTGGAACACCCAAGGAGGTATGCACACCAGAATTACACAACGGTCCGATGTACTATGTTTAGCTGATCAATAAAGTCGTTTTGGTAAAAAAGATGTTAATAGAAAGTTTACCTGAAAATTATGGTTTGGTCTTCCTTGTTAAGCATTTCATTGCTGCAAATTAAAAAGATAATACATTTGGTGTTGCAGCTGAAGACAAGGTACGGCGGCACCCGCATCCTGACGATAACGACGGCGGCGGAGCACGAGGAGGTGATGGCCCGGCTGATCGCCGAGCTGTCGCCGAGCGCGGTGAAGATCTACGGCATGTCGGGGACGCAGAAGTTCGAGCTGCCGAAGCGGGAGGTGCGGCTGGACGGCGTATtcggcgcggtggaggcggcgagggCCATGTTCCCCGTGCATGGGTGGGGCGTGGCAGACACCACGCTGGAGGACGTCTTCATCCGGGTCGCCAAGGACGCCCGCGCCTTCGATGTCCTCTCGTAGTCGTAgtcctagcggcggcggcggctagctagcCAGCTTAGGGTGGAGATCTGAAATGTGTACAAATTTGCGATTTTAGGGCGATTTATTGATTGTTAGGTTAGAAAGGAACTGAACTGCCGAACTGCTTGACTACACACACCTGAACTGGTGCCACAGTCAAAGTTTCATCAACGTTCTAATGCAGGAAATGATCCGTTTCATGGAAGGTTCGAAATTATCTGACATCACATATCTAAATTTTTCCGTGCCCCTCAAAACCATCTGAAATCCAATAAAACTGAAGTACCCGGGGCCGGGTGGTGCCGTGGGTCTGGCCAATATGTCGGCACTGCCTCTGGCTTGCGGCATTTTGGTGGCCAACTGTCTCTGAAGGGGCTTTGACCTTATGATCCGGCGACAACGGTGACGGGCGATGATCAATCAGTCGGTAGTCTGGAGCAGTTGATGATTCATTTATGCTCTTGCAGCGCCATGATCATTCCCGCATCAGACTGTTAGTGTATGCATCACCAAGGGTGATGCACGACCTTGATCGTGTCCTTCCCCTTCATATAATCCATTTCCACCGGCGAGGACCGCGGAGCTAGTGGCGATGCGTGGTGGTGTTTTCTTGTGTAGATTAACCATTAGTTGCCACTTATGAGGACGGCGCGAGACACTGGAATGTCCCAAACTCGGGATTTAGACAGTGTTGAGCCCTTCCTCCATGCCGTCATTTTTTCCCTTCAAAACGGAGGCAAcagatttgcctcatcgattaattaaaaAGAAGAGAGTTGACCAGTTAA is from Triticum aestivum cultivar Chinese Spring chromosome 1B, IWGSC CS RefSeq v2.1, whole genome shotgun sequence and encodes:
- the LOC123140778 gene encoding ABC transporter A family member 7; translation: MDSSTGSRGPAGFSTQANALLRKNLCFQKRNLKTNVCITLFPILLCVLLVLLQGAIDREIDKPKYRCGCACVDAAADGSCRRTECGAQHSTLDQVASCPIPTPPRWPALVQLPTPESRAVSTASQPLDGLPGQACRDAGSCPAAFLVTGSNRSLAESLSGQLFPALSSPLNFTNYLVALSKIVPGSDTTPEFRQLLEPAFTPGNTLYIVQPQCRSNLSQTVSVNAGIIPLQLNVECIQGLMLWRESESIVNDELFRGYRQQRESGRERANEFAAGYNFLNTNKDSLDISIWFNSTYSNNTAFTEIALLRVPRLVNMASNAYIKFLRGSGVEMLLEYVKDMPKVGTKLKFDLSSLLGALFFTWIVELLFPVVLTYLVYEKQQKLKIMMKMHGLKDGPYWMITYTYFFALSAVYMLLFIIFGSVIGLRFFTANNYSIQIVFYFIYINLQIALAFFAASFFSSVKIATVVGYIYVFGSGLLGAFLLRFFVEDNSFPKGWIVVMEIIPGFSLYRGLYEFGQYAFSGTAMGTSGMEWTNLSDPVNGMRTVLIIMVIEWAILLPLAFYLDQVSSLSGGLRKRLLISLKCFKKRAASFRRYSFGRLGPKVTIEMENPDTTQEREVVEQLLLEPSANHAIISDNLTKVYHGKDGNPDKLAVRGLSLALPKGQCFGMLGPNGAGKTSFISMMIGLIPPTSGTAYVHGMDIRTDMNEIYTNMGVCPQHDLLWETLTGREHLLFYGRLKNLKGAELLKATDDSLKSVNLFRGGVGDKQVGKYSGGMKRRLSVAISLIGDPKVVFMDEPSTGLDPASRNNLWSVVKEAKKNRAIILTTHSMEEAEVLCDRLGIFVDGGFQCIGHPKELKARYGGTYVFTMTTSSEHEQEVEQLVRRLSPNANRIYHISGTQKFELPKQEVKIADVFNEVESAKSRFSIHAWGLADTTLEDVFIKVAKGAQAFNV
- the LOC123096478 gene encoding ABC transporter A family member 7-like, with amino-acid sequence MVSATGGRNGNRTRTRARALARFCRQLHALLLKNLAFQRRNWKTNAAIAVFPVLLCALLVAIQAVGSRTLPAHELFVEPGLVPNETLYVIQSKCSWQKHNVSGNSDGGMPLQLGMECVQGLPLWCASSSVINRRLFNGYKRANKRRRSNEFLAGYDFLDTSKGLFHVYVSYNSSFSRDNGHHSMTVLRVARLVNMASTAYLKQVLPGVNAEMRLEFLKEMPKAAIKMKLDLTTLLDALFFTWTVQLLLPVILTYLVYEKQQNLRLMMKMHGLKDGPYWLISYSYFLSLSGAYVTFFAVFGSLIGLDIFRLNSHVIQFLFFFIYINLQIVLAFLLASFFSSVKTASVISYIYVFGSGLLGEALLKLFIEDTNFPRPWLVIMELVPGFSLYRGVYELSEYAAAGSYMGKPGMQWGDLNDPINGMKDVLILTFIEWILLLLVAYFLDHRPAWHPIFLFGILSTKHSSPSYKANPRSKRVFADMAKDDVFLEHKVVKRLLKEMDTRNMIICHNLKKVYRGNNRNPDKLAVRGLSLALHKGQCFGMLGPNGAGKSSFINMMIGLVAPTCGTAYIHGMDLRKDMNEIYANIGVCPQHDLLWETLTGREHLLFYGRMKNLAGAALTKAVEESLKSVNLFHCGFGDKSVSKYSGGMKRRLSVAIALIGNPKVVYMDEPSTGLDTISRNDLWNVIKRAKKECTIILTTHSMEEAEELCDRVGIFVSGNFQCLGTPKELKTRYGGTRILTITTAAEHEEVMARLIAELSPSAVKIYGMSGTQKFELPKREVRLDGVFGAVEAARAMFPVHGWGVADTTLEDVFIRVAKDARAFDVLS